In one Bufo gargarizans isolate SCDJY-AF-19 chromosome 11, ASM1485885v1, whole genome shotgun sequence genomic region, the following are encoded:
- the PTGER2 gene encoding prostaglandin E2 receptor EP2 subtype: protein MMDEGQLDTFNNRCVSTIHLGPNESPAISAVMFSAGVLGNLIALVLLETHRRGNRGKISLFFILVTGLVITDLLGTCMISPVVLVSYTKRLSLKALNLCNYFAFAMTFFSLATMMVLFAMALERALAIGHPYFYEKFIKKRCGIITFPVIYSFCIVFCLFPVMGFGEFIQYCPGTWCFINMRGQQKDGYISNVYSMLYAALLLILIIAVLSCNLTVIVSLVRMHKRQKSRRVGSLVTNKREQISMSEEIDHLILLSIMTITFIICSVPFTVRAYINRVDSDKGDDKMDLLALRFLSVNSIIDPWIFTILRPSVLRLMRSVLCCRSSINMRSIRNSPSLSTRLSTTNKLDTTYGISQKK from the exons ATGATGGACGAAGGTCAGTTAGATACCTTCAACAACAGATGTGTGTCCACTATACATTTAGGACCCAACGAGAGTCCGGCTATCAGCGCTGTGATGTTCTCTGCAGGGGTCTTGGGCAACTTAATAGCACTGGTTTTACTGGAGACACACAGAAGAGGGAACAGGGGCAAGATCTCACTGTTCTTCATCCTCGTGACTGGTCTGGTTATCACGGATTTGTTGGGTACTTGTATGATCAGCCCCGTGGTGTTGGTATCTTATACTAAAAGACTTTCACTCAAGGCTTTGAATCTTTGCAATTATTTCGCCTTTGCCATGACTTTTTTCAGCTTGGCCACCATGATGGTCCTCTTCGCCATGGCCTTGGAGCGTGCATTGGCCATAGGGCATCCTTATTTTTATGAGAAGTTCATCAAGAAGCGGTGTGGAATCATTACCTTTCCCGTTATCTACTCCTTTTGCATCGTATTCTGCCTCTTTCCAGTTATGGGATTCGGAGAATTCATACAATACTGTCCCGGGACTTGGTGCTTTATAAACATGCGGGGTCAACAAAAGGATGGGTACATCAGCAATGTGTACTCCATGCTATATGCTGCCCTTCTTCTCATTCTCATCATAGCTGTACTGTCCTGCAACCTGACGGTCATTGTCAGTCTGGTCAGGATGCACAAAAGACAAAAGTCCCGGAGGGTTGGCTCTCTGGTGACCAACAAGCGGGAGCAGATTTCCATGTCCGAAGAAATTGATCATCTCATACTACTGTCTATCATGACCATTACCTTCATTATTTGCTCAGTGCCTTTCACG GTACGGGCCTACATTAACAGAGTCGATAGCGATAAAGGAGATGACAAAATGGACCTTTTAGCCTTAAGATTTTTATCGGTCAATTCGATTATTGACCCGTGGATCTTTACCATACTACGACCCTCTGTGCTCCGGCTGATGCGCTCGGTTCTGTGCTGTCGGAGCTCGATTAACATGAGGAGCATCAGAAACTCTCCTTCGCTCAGTACTCGACTGTCCACCACCAACAAGCTCGACACTACGTATGGGATTTCCCAGAAGAAATGA